The segment TTTTAACAGTTGCTCCACGTGGGGACAACTAACGTCGAATAGATCGTGGTTCCCATGTTCTATACAGGAACCAGCAATAGGCTTCCCCTCAAGTAGGACCAGAGACGCTTCATCGTCCTCCACAATGGAGTAGGCGAGTCCTTCAAAGACTTTTCTGTATAGCACTCTTACCACTTAAAAAGTATCATAGTAAACTGTCACTTTTAAGCTTTTTTGTTCTACATCTTCATTAGCTCTAAGATAGACTTAGCTCTATCTGTCTTTCAACTAATTCTACTAATTGTTTTATTTCGTCTAGTTTGGAGTCCAAGCGAAGGCCACTGTAGAGAAGTTCAGGGTGAAACGGAATCATTACCTTTTTGGAAACGGGAACGTCCTCAACCTCCCCTCTAACCATGTTTATTATGAACGCAACCATTTTGAAGTACTTTATATCTGGAACCCAGCTCTTTAACACTTTAGGGACCTCATTCATATGCTGTAGGGTTATCTTCAACGGTAGTCCCGGTGTAGTTACGAAAATGCTGTTACAGTGAGCTTCCCCAGTCGCCATCCTGTAGGCCTTGAACTCAAGTTCGCAAAACTCGTCTAGACTAGGAGGGTTATCGGTTATCATAATCTCTGTATCGTCTAATATTTTCTTGTACACTGAGGCCATTTCAGATAAGTCAGGTAACTTTACTCCAGACGAGAAATTTATCATGTTTAAAACCTTGAGATTTCCACGAGCCGCAACAAAGTTTTCCTCTCCCCTATCCTGGATCCAATTTATTAATCCATTTTTTAAACCGAAAAGTTTACTAATTGTGCTCAGGTTATCCCTATCTACTAGAGTCACCTTATACCTCTTAGCTAACTCCATGGATAACAACAAAGCGATTGTGGACTTCCCTACTCCTCCTTTAAATCCTAAAATAGAGAACCTAATCATGTGATCTCATCTATTGCCTTTTTCTGTATTATATTCTAATGCATATTCAATTTTAAATTATTCTATAGTTTAAGACGTAAGATACATCATGGAGGAAACTAGATTTACTTTACGTTAATAGCATAGTTTTTAACCTATAGAGTTAATTGTTTAAAACGATATCATAGATTGAATTTTACTATTTTAATTTCTTGAGTATATACTTAGAACTCATAATTATTTTTGGGAAAAAAGTATATTTAAGAATAATTAAGTTTTTATAGTACTTTGAGTCCGTTGCCCGTAATAACTATTACCGACTCCTCATCTCCTAATTTCCTTGCTCCCGCTAAACCTACTGCGGAGCTGTACTCGACTAATAATCCTTTCCCTCTAAGGTAATTCCAGGAATCAATGATTTCCCTCTCGTTTACTATTACGCAATCTCCAGTCTCTTTGAGCACATTTACCATCTCGTCTAGTAGCACTGGGTTGGTAGAAACTAGAGCGTCGGCGATGGAGGAAAATTTTACTGGCGGATTGTATACCTTTCCTTTCAACTTCGAACATACTGGAGATACCTCTTCCGTTTGCACTGCAATAATCTTAGGCATTTCGTCTATTATCCCTTCTCTGAGCATGTGATTAAACCCTTCATAAACTCCTAGGAGAAGAGTTCCAGCCGATGTAGGTAGGAAAACCTGTGACGGAGGTTTCCCTTGTCTATTCATTACAATTTCGTAGGCCAAGGATCTTATTCCGTCTCTAAATTCGGGTTGTAGCACGTGAGAGGCGTAGTAAGCTCCAGATCTTTCTGCTGATATGGCAACTTCCTCTCTACTACCTTCAACCTTCACTACCTCAGCTCCGTAGGATTGTATTTGCTT is part of the Metallosphaera cuprina Ar-4 genome and harbors:
- a CDS encoding ParA family protein, coding for MIRFSILGFKGGVGKSTIALLLSMELAKRYKVTLVDRDNLSTISKLFGLKNGLINWIQDRGEENFVAARGNLKVLNMINFSSGVKLPDLSEMASVYKKILDDTEIMITDNPPSLDEFCELEFKAYRMATGEAHCNSIFVTTPGLPLKITLQHMNEVPKVLKSWVPDIKYFKMVAFIINMVRGEVEDVPVSKKVMIPFHPELLYSGLRLDSKLDEIKQLVELVERQIELSLS
- a CDS encoding pyridoxal-phosphate dependent enzyme — its product is MKALCMKCGREREGMEIRCKCGGAFKIDVDIPFYKNVRDNFPYVKKWVSLGEWNTPLIRIEKFWYKLDLLNPTGSYKDRGSVTLISRLYQEGVKEISEDSSGNAGASIAAYGALAGMKVKIFVPSTARGGKLKQIQSYGAEVVKVEGSREEVAISAERSGAYYASHVLQPEFRDGIRSLAYEIVMNRQGKPPSQVFLPTSAGTLLLGVYEGFNHMLREGIIDEMPKIIAVQTEEVSPVCSKLKGKVYNPPVKFSSIADALVSTNPVLLDEMVNVLKETGDCVIVNEREIIDSWNYLRGKGLLVEYSSAVGLAGARKLGDEESVIVITGNGLKVL